TTCAATCATGTATCGTTGTCGGTAACGTTGTTTAAAATATTTGGATTCTTGAAATTCCTCTTGCTTAAGATGTTCATGAGATTTGATAGAAACAGAATATGTTTTGCTCTTTGCTCCTTCTTTATAGCATCCTTCTTTTCTTGAGCATTGCTTACATTTTTTAACATCAAAATAATATGTGGTTACTTGATTATTGTTGCTATTCTTTTTGCCAGTCTTTGCTTTGCGTATAGCCAAATGTCCTGCCGGACAGACAAACATATCTGCATCTTTGTTGAAAGTAAACTCATCTTCCTTTTTTCGCACACCACCTGAGATGATTGGATGAAGCTTAGAAATAATCTTGATATCATTCTCATTAGCATAATTCAAGTTATCTTTTCCCGAGTAGGCAGTATCCCCGATGATTTCTTTAACCTCAACACCACTAGCTTGGCTCTTTTCGATGAGTGTTTGTAATTCAGGACCATCAGGCTTTTCGCCACTAGTGATAACAGCTGCTGTAATAAGTCGCTCTTCAGTCATAGCAAGATGTGTCTTATAACCAAAAAACGGGTCATCGACGGACTTGTGGCCGGTTCTTGCCTCCGAATCTCCTGATTCAGCCAATGCTGTTTCTGTATCTGCAAGTCCTTCTTTCAAAAAATTTAAACGCTTTTTGATATTTTCTCTGATACTAAGCTGTGGTGCATTTTCTACAACATCTACTACTCTTTCACAATATTCCATGACATCATTAAGTGTTGGATTTGTTAATTTCTTTGGGAAATGTTCCTTAAAAGATTCGTCCACTTGATAGACATCTCGTCGTAGTTTTTTTGCACGTTCAAGTAGTATTTCCTCCATCGATTTTTGATGATACCGTGCACGTGTATGTGTTGCATCTACGATGATAGCATTACCAATTTTAATACCGTTTTCCATTGCTATTTGAATGGTTTTCATAATTAACTTGTCGAGAATATCTTCATTTTTTAATCGTAATCTTCGGAACTTGGTGAGGGTTGTAGGATGAATAAGATTTGTCTCCTCTGGAGCTAAATCCAGAAAATATTTAAAAGACATATCGCAACGTGTTCGTTCTACCAAATCTTCATCCGAAAGCTCATTCATATCTTTGAGTATCAAGTATTTGAACAGGCGAATAGGGTCTTTGGCACCACGACCATGAGTTAGATTATAATTCTTTTCTACTTCCTCTATGACAAATGAAAAGTCTACTAGTTCTTTGATTTTGCGAAGTATGTGATCTTTTTGAATAAGTATATC
This genomic stretch from Caminicella sporogenes DSM 14501 harbors:
- a CDS encoding IS1182 family transposase, encoding MLKRQQEMMISKYADLYDILIQKDHILRKIKELVDFSFVIEEVEKNYNLTHGRGAKDPIRLFKYLILKDMNELSDEDLVERTRCDMSFKYFLDLAPEETNLIHPTTLTKFRRLRLKNEDILDKLIMKTIQIAMENGIKIGNAIIVDATHTRARYHQKSMEEILLERAKKLRRDVYQVDESFKEHFPKKLTNPTLNDVMEYCERVVDVVENAPQLSIRENIKKRLNFLKEGLADTETALAESGDSEARTGHKSVDDPFFGYKTHLAMTEERLITAAVITSGEKPDGPELQTLIEKSQASGVEVKEIIGDTAYSGKDNLNYANENDIKIISKLHPIISGGVRKKEDEFTFNKDADMFVCPAGHLAIRKAKTGKKNSNNNQVTTYYFDVKKCKQCSRKEGCYKEGAKSKTYSVSIKSHEHLKQEEFQESKYFKQRYRQRYMIEAKNSELKNQHGYDIAISSGLFGMRIQGAISIFNVNIKRILTLLKKKYGENTPSFQ